A stretch of Desulfurivibrio alkaliphilus AHT 2 DNA encodes these proteins:
- a CDS encoding M20 family metallopeptidase → MPAKNEQPQRQPTLDHCHLDELLRNLIDIYSPSGKEEDIQLYLEEVLRGAGLIVQRQEVEEDRYNLVVPLSPQAPKLYLVGHVDTVAARDLDEYEAREEDGLIYGLGSADMKGGCAAMVEAFLTLARDLPPDRRPPVGLLLVVGEEENGEGSAAFIESCRQATPPWVVIGEPTGLTPNFAHYGYLEAYLLTRGRRTHSSLPELGHNAVESMLRVLLHLGRDPLFDRGSSNIVYSIREMTSSRAGFVVPDHCETWIDLHLPPHTDPAEVEQVLRARADEASTLIPDLDLELTCDLAAPGYSLELDNPLALRLQEIYRHRQLPWRCDAFRSHSDGNLFHQAGIKPVILGPGALEVAHTSEEHTTLGEVIKAAEIYLDLCLAADNFL, encoded by the coding sequence ATGCCGGCAAAAAATGAACAACCCCAGCGCCAACCAACCCTGGACCACTGCCACCTGGATGAACTGCTCCGGAACCTGATCGACATCTACTCCCCCTCCGGCAAGGAAGAGGATATTCAGCTTTACCTGGAAGAAGTGCTGCGCGGCGCCGGCCTGATCGTGCAGCGCCAGGAGGTGGAAGAAGATCGTTACAACCTGGTGGTGCCTTTAAGCCCCCAGGCCCCGAAATTGTACCTGGTGGGACACGTGGATACCGTTGCCGCCCGGGATTTGGACGAATATGAAGCCCGGGAGGAGGATGGACTTATTTACGGCCTGGGCAGCGCCGACATGAAAGGGGGCTGCGCCGCCATGGTGGAGGCCTTCCTCACCCTGGCCCGCGACCTGCCGCCGGACCGGCGACCGCCGGTGGGGCTGCTGCTGGTGGTGGGTGAGGAAGAAAATGGTGAAGGCAGTGCCGCCTTTATCGAATCCTGCCGGCAAGCTACCCCGCCCTGGGTGGTGATCGGTGAACCCACCGGCCTGACCCCCAACTTTGCCCATTACGGCTACCTGGAGGCCTACCTGCTCACCCGGGGGCGGCGCACCCATTCTTCCCTGCCCGAACTGGGACACAACGCCGTGGAGTCCATGCTGCGGGTACTGCTGCACCTGGGACGGGACCCCCTTTTCGACCGGGGCAGTTCCAACATCGTCTATTCCATCAGGGAGATGACCTCCAGCCGGGCGGGCTTTGTGGTCCCGGACCATTGCGAAACCTGGATCGACTTGCACCTGCCGCCCCACACCGATCCGGCGGAAGTGGAACAGGTGCTGCGGGCCCGGGCCGATGAAGCCTCCACCCTGATCCCCGACCTGGACCTGGAGTTGACCTGCGACCTGGCCGCCCCCGGCTACAGCCTGGAGTTGGACAATCCCCTGGCCCTCCGGCTGCAGGAAATTTATCGCCACCGACAACTGCCCTGGCGCTGCGATGCCTTCCGCTCCCACTCCGATGGCAACCTGTTTCACCAGGCCGGCATCAAGCCGGTGATTCTGGGCCCCGGCGCCCTGGAAGTGGCTCACACCTCGGAAGAGCACACCACCTTGGGAGAGGTGATCAAAGCCGCGGAAATCTACCTGGATTTGTGCCTGGCAGCGGATAACTTTTTGTAA
- the selA gene encoding L-seryl-tRNA(Sec) selenium transferase gives MTRSPSAAADSHSLLRAIPKVDEAVSWLASELEDPGAAESAWAVVPPRLMKNVVREVLAEYRRRILAGDNPSLAELAREGLLPRLKERLAGRLQPNFRPVINATGVVVHTNLGRSLLPAAASANLAAVACRYSNLEYDLHTGRRGSRYSLVEDLLLELTGAEAALVVNNNAAAVLLVLQTLAHGREVIVSRGQLVEIGGSFRIPEVMARSGARLVEVGATNRTHRRDYEQAIGEETALLLKVHTSNYRISGFTSEVAAEELVDLARGYRLPVMEDLGSGSLLDFSRYGLTKEPTVQEVLAAGVDVVTFSGDKLLGGPQAGLILGRRELIEQIKKNPLNRALRIDKFTLAALESVLRLYFDEEQACREIPTLRMLTSPYQEQRRRAQRLRRRLRGLPAACCELELVRVNSRVGGGALPEMPLPSCALALKPQRMSLNRLEQALRAAPVPVIGRIEDDRLLLDMRTVADAEVAELASVVQEVLGT, from the coding sequence ATGACCAGATCGCCTTCTGCCGCAGCCGATTCCCACTCCTTACTGCGGGCCATCCCCAAAGTTGATGAAGCGGTGTCCTGGCTGGCCTCAGAGCTTGAGGATCCTGGGGCGGCCGAGTCGGCGTGGGCCGTCGTGCCGCCCCGGCTGATGAAAAATGTGGTGCGGGAAGTGCTGGCCGAATACCGCCGGCGGATCCTGGCCGGAGATAACCCGAGTTTGGCAGAGCTGGCCCGGGAAGGATTGCTGCCACGCCTTAAGGAGCGCCTGGCCGGCCGCTTGCAGCCCAACTTTCGCCCGGTGATCAACGCCACCGGGGTGGTGGTGCATACCAACCTGGGGCGCTCTCTGCTGCCGGCGGCGGCCTCCGCCAACCTGGCAGCGGTGGCCTGCCGTTACTCCAACCTGGAATATGACTTGCACACCGGCCGGCGGGGCAGCCGCTACTCCCTGGTGGAAGATCTGCTCCTTGAGCTGACCGGGGCCGAGGCGGCGCTGGTGGTCAACAACAACGCCGCCGCCGTGCTCCTGGTGCTGCAGACCTTGGCCCACGGGCGCGAGGTCATTGTCTCCCGGGGGCAACTGGTGGAAATCGGCGGCTCGTTCCGCATTCCCGAGGTCATGGCCCGCAGCGGCGCCCGCCTGGTGGAGGTGGGGGCCACCAACCGGACCCATCGGCGCGACTACGAGCAGGCCATCGGCGAGGAAACCGCCCTGCTGCTCAAGGTTCACACCAGCAACTACCGGATCAGCGGTTTCACCTCCGAGGTGGCCGCCGAAGAGCTGGTGGACCTGGCCCGCGGCTACCGTTTGCCGGTGATGGAAGACCTGGGCAGCGGTTCCCTGCTGGATTTTTCCCGTTACGGCTTGACTAAAGAGCCCACGGTGCAGGAGGTGCTGGCGGCCGGGGTCGACGTGGTGACCTTCAGCGGCGACAAGCTGCTCGGCGGCCCCCAGGCCGGGCTGATCCTGGGCCGCCGGGAGCTGATTGAACAGATCAAGAAAAATCCTCTTAATCGGGCGCTCAGGATCGACAAATTCACCCTGGCCGCACTGGAATCGGTGCTGCGTCTTTATTTTGACGAGGAGCAGGCCTGCCGGGAGATTCCCACCCTGCGCATGCTCACCTCCCCGTACCAAGAGCAGCGCCGCCGGGCGCAACGGTTGCGCCGTCGCCTGCGAGGGTTGCCCGCCGCCTGCTGCGAACTGGAACTGGTCAGGGTGAATTCCCGGGTCGGCGGCGGGGCCCTGCCGGAGATGCCCCTGCCCAGTTGCGCCCTGGCTCTCAAGCCGCAGCGGATGAGCCTGAATCGGCTGGAGCAGGCCCTGCGGGCGGCGCCGGTGCCGGTGATTGGCCGGATCGAAGATGATCGCCTGCTGCTTGATATGCGCACCGTGGCCGACGCTGAGGTCGCCGAACTGGCGTCGGTTGTGCAAGAGGTGCTGGGTACCTGA
- a CDS encoding CBS domain-containing protein produces MIDIKKLRVRDLMQTSIQTIERTATLAEAARWMAENNCASPVVLPLDDSDAYGIVTRKDILNIMVMEVHDDFVTQIGDIMTKPAITVGPALSLENCLLLMRSTGTRRLPVVEGDKLVGMISNTDIFNRLVSELD; encoded by the coding sequence TTGATTGATATTAAAAAGCTGCGGGTGCGGGACTTGATGCAGACCAGCATCCAAACCATCGAGAGGACCGCTACCCTGGCGGAGGCTGCTCGCTGGATGGCGGAGAATAACTGCGCCAGCCCGGTTGTGCTGCCGCTGGATGACAGCGATGCTTACGGGATTGTCACCCGCAAGGACATTCTCAATATCATGGTCATGGAGGTGCACGACGACTTTGTCACCCAGATCGGTGATATCATGACCAAACCGGCGATTACCGTGGGGCCGGCGCTCTCTTTGGAAAACTGTCTGCTGCTGATGCGAAGCACTGGCACCCGGCGCTTGCCGGTGGTCGAAGGCGACAAGCTGGTGGGGATGATCAGCAACACCGATATCTTCAACCGTCTGGTCAGCGAACTGGACTGA
- a CDS encoding TorD/DmsD family molecular chaperone, with the protein MQNFADEQQQARRAYIYRILSAMYYSPAAELLEMLENLPAALEATYPSLAPYAVDLLIEFKEQPADSTNLKVEYARLFVGPGTLVAAPYGSVYLDEGRKLMGETTMNALEHYQAVGLKANKESNQPPDFIGTELEFMFFLGHCYLQSQNPDFIERQRSFLGQHPALWIEPFTEAIIAHSTAEFYRLLATLTQQFILTDMQALQLANQ; encoded by the coding sequence ATGCAAAATTTCGCCGACGAACAGCAACAGGCCCGGCGGGCTTATATTTACCGGATCCTTTCGGCCATGTACTATTCGCCTGCGGCGGAACTGCTCGAAATGCTGGAAAATCTGCCCGCCGCCCTGGAAGCTACCTACCCTAGCCTGGCCCCTTATGCCGTCGATCTGCTGATCGAATTCAAGGAACAGCCGGCTGACTCTACCAACCTCAAGGTGGAATACGCCCGGCTCTTTGTCGGCCCCGGCACCTTGGTGGCGGCGCCCTACGGTTCGGTTTACCTGGATGAGGGTCGCAAGCTCATGGGGGAAACCACCATGAACGCCCTGGAGCATTACCAGGCGGTGGGCCTGAAGGCCAATAAAGAGAGCAATCAGCCGCCGGACTTCATCGGCACCGAGCTGGAGTTCATGTTTTTTCTCGGTCACTGCTACCTGCAGTCGCAAAACCCTGATTTCATCGAACGGCAACGAAGTTTTCTCGGCCAGCACCCGGCCCTGTGGATCGAACCCTTCACCGAAGCCATAATCGCCCACAGTACCGCCGAGTTTTACCGACTGCTGGCCACTTTAACGCAACAATTTATCCTCACGGATATGCAGGCTCTACAACTGGCAAACCAATGA
- a CDS encoding rhodanese-like domain-containing protein produces MRYKFFTILLATSICLLLAATAGARAWISDLSTEELKQRMDEPRRIVVVDTRTEQEYRQGHISGAINISSQASNQFQDIARLLPDDKEVPLVFYCRGFDUGLAPAAAVAAQKAGHKNVYTYRAGFPDWQRRRYPISVR; encoded by the coding sequence ATGCGTTATAAATTTTTTACCATTCTGCTGGCCACCAGCATCTGTCTGCTGCTGGCCGCCACCGCCGGAGCCCGGGCCTGGATCAGCGACCTGAGCACCGAAGAGTTGAAACAGCGCATGGATGAGCCCCGCAGAATCGTGGTGGTGGACACCAGGACCGAACAGGAGTACCGCCAGGGGCATATCAGCGGCGCCATCAACATCAGCTCCCAGGCCAGCAACCAGTTTCAGGATATTGCCCGGCTGTTGCCGGACGACAAAGAGGTCCCGCTGGTCTTCTACTGCCGGGGCTTCGACTGAGGCCTGGCCCCCGCTGCCGCGGTCGCGGCGCAAAAGGCCGGCCACAAAAATGTTTACACCTACCGGGCCGGTTTCCCCGACTGGCAACGGAGACGTTACCCCATCAGCGTGCGCTGA
- a CDS encoding flagellar assembly protein A, with protein sequence MTSGEEDRPEENRTAAGETAETPFLIRIRADRMAVDLEVRAPLAPGQELSVEQIKEELGQRGVVFGFDDRSLAAAILELAGQPQGTGVVRLADGQAPVAGGVGSLEYLVGPTAAGHDPETHDLVRPGQVLVRKIKASPGQPGRDVFGEELPAPAGKEPVLAAGEHVRLAGEDDTEYQAELYGRARLEGDRIDVEPLVEVAPDGMSAWVPIYPRLADNSALAYEHLEHSLQAAGVVHGIREEALRGVLEQQVVVPRMLAARGDEPEAGQDARVSFEFFLNDDDPVRVDAARRAGTLPPGPVRKTLRLKGEVLAVKTPPVAPVAGCKVTGEIIAGREGRDWELTAGENVAVGDEARVFFVADQLAAGYPDYQDGTVWVSDPLQVSDDAMVAYLQVHPPGRAERGFSGEQILQLLAAHGVTRGVRKQHIRRAVEYAAAHRRVLPRIVAARGRLPEDGRDATIEVLVQAGQKPGLIVEPTENIDFRERNTINSVRRGDLLARRTPPGPGVDGWTVRGETIAAKPGADLQFQPQPNVVISEDGLELLAGVDGMLTVLAPNKIAVLEIYEVKGDVDYRVGNLDMVGALLIAGWIRPGFTVKASGDIRVGGGVEDAKLIAGANVEIKGGMVSRGKGKIKAEIDVVARFLEWTRVHAGGNIVIHDQVMRSQVFAGGTLTVTAGKGRIRGGVCSAIQGIVANEIGSPAGVRTVVMAGANPALRRRLLQVDRQMAEYARQKAKMDTVLGRYLKHGRGAGLPPEVQRKLSLLAKQRRAVVQAEKRLARPREEMARQLAAIDLNKIRIVARKAVYAGTMVIIGTSRYKVREDLLRPVTFMVDPSGREVKTLDD encoded by the coding sequence ATGACAAGTGGTGAAGAAGACAGGCCGGAAGAGAACCGGACAGCAGCCGGGGAAACGGCGGAGACACCTTTTCTGATCCGCATCCGGGCCGACCGGATGGCGGTGGATCTGGAGGTGCGCGCCCCGCTGGCGCCGGGCCAGGAGCTGAGTGTAGAGCAGATTAAAGAGGAACTGGGCCAGCGGGGTGTGGTTTTTGGTTTTGATGACCGGAGCCTGGCCGCTGCCATTTTGGAACTGGCCGGCCAGCCGCAGGGAACCGGAGTGGTCCGGCTGGCCGACGGGCAGGCGCCGGTGGCGGGTGGTGTGGGCAGCCTGGAGTACCTGGTGGGCCCCACTGCAGCCGGCCATGACCCGGAAACGCATGATCTGGTGCGCCCCGGGCAGGTGCTGGTGCGCAAAATTAAGGCTTCCCCCGGCCAGCCCGGGCGCGATGTGTTTGGCGAGGAACTGCCGGCCCCGGCCGGGAAAGAGCCGGTTCTGGCGGCCGGCGAGCATGTGCGGCTGGCCGGAGAGGATGACACCGAATACCAGGCCGAGCTTTACGGTCGAGCCCGTTTGGAGGGCGACAGGATTGACGTTGAGCCCTTGGTGGAGGTTGCCCCCGACGGCATGAGTGCCTGGGTGCCGATTTATCCCCGCCTGGCCGACAACAGCGCCCTGGCCTACGAACACCTGGAGCACAGCCTGCAGGCGGCCGGAGTGGTCCATGGCATAAGGGAAGAGGCGTTGCGGGGAGTGTTGGAGCAGCAGGTGGTGGTCCCGCGTATGCTGGCGGCCCGGGGGGATGAGCCGGAGGCTGGTCAGGACGCCAGGGTGAGTTTTGAGTTTTTTTTAAACGACGACGATCCGGTTCGGGTAGATGCGGCTCGCCGGGCCGGGACCCTGCCGCCCGGGCCGGTACGGAAAACGCTGCGCCTGAAGGGTGAGGTCCTGGCGGTGAAAACGCCGCCGGTGGCGCCGGTGGCCGGTTGCAAGGTGACCGGGGAAATCATTGCCGGCCGGGAAGGGCGGGATTGGGAGTTGACTGCGGGGGAAAACGTGGCGGTGGGCGACGAGGCCCGGGTCTTTTTCGTGGCTGACCAGTTGGCGGCCGGTTACCCCGATTATCAAGATGGTACCGTTTGGGTGAGCGATCCCTTGCAGGTCAGCGATGACGCCATGGTCGCCTACCTTCAGGTCCATCCGCCGGGGCGGGCAGAACGTGGGTTCAGCGGCGAGCAGATCCTGCAACTGCTGGCCGCCCACGGAGTTACCAGAGGTGTGCGGAAACAGCATATTCGCCGGGCCGTGGAGTATGCTGCCGCCCACCGGCGGGTTTTGCCCAGAATCGTGGCAGCTCGGGGCCGACTTCCGGAAGATGGTCGGGATGCAACCATTGAAGTGCTGGTGCAGGCCGGTCAGAAGCCCGGCCTGATCGTTGAACCCACCGAAAATATCGATTTCCGGGAGCGCAATACCATCAACTCGGTGCGCCGGGGCGACCTGCTGGCCCGGCGTACCCCGCCGGGGCCGGGGGTGGATGGCTGGACGGTGCGGGGTGAGACCATCGCGGCCAAGCCCGGGGCCGATCTGCAATTCCAGCCCCAACCCAATGTGGTGATCAGTGAAGATGGCCTGGAACTGCTGGCTGGGGTTGACGGCATGCTCACGGTGCTGGCCCCGAATAAAATCGCGGTTTTAGAGATTTATGAAGTCAAGGGGGACGTGGACTACCGCGTGGGCAACCTGGATATGGTCGGGGCACTGCTGATCGCCGGCTGGATCCGGCCCGGGTTCACGGTAAAGGCCAGCGGTGATATCCGGGTGGGCGGCGGGGTGGAGGATGCCAAGCTGATCGCCGGGGCCAACGTGGAAATCAAGGGCGGCATGGTTTCTCGGGGCAAGGGCAAAATCAAGGCGGAGATTGATGTGGTCGCCCGCTTTCTGGAGTGGACCAGAGTTCATGCCGGTGGTAACATTGTAATCCATGACCAGGTTATGCGCAGTCAGGTCTTTGCCGGCGGCACCCTTACCGTCACCGCCGGCAAAGGGCGCATCCGGGGAGGGGTTTGTTCGGCAATCCAGGGGATAGTGGCCAACGAAATCGGCTCCCCGGCCGGGGTGCGGACGGTGGTCATGGCCGGTGCCAATCCGGCTTTGCGCCGCCGCCTGCTGCAGGTCGACCGGCAGATGGCCGAGTATGCCCGGCAAAAAGCCAAGATGGACACCGTGCTGGGGCGTTATCTGAAACATGGGAGAGGCGCCGGCCTGCCGCCGGAGGTGCAGCGCAAACTTTCCCTGCTGGCCAAGCAGCGCCGAGCCGTGGTGCAGGCGGAAAAACGTCTGGCTCGCCCCCGGGAGGAGATGGCCCGGCAACTGGCCGCCATTGATCTGAACAAAATCAGGATCGTCGCCAGAAAGGCGGTCTATGCCGGCACCATGGTAATTATCGGCACCAGCCGTTACAAGGTGCGGGAGGATCTGCTGCGGCCGGTAACCTTCATGGTGGACCCCTCCGGCCGGGAAGTTAAAACCTTGGATGATTAA
- a CDS encoding zinc-dependent peptidase, whose amino-acid sequence MGLWRWWKRWRRTRLLHRRALPAEVWEAACRHPPELFTGLSAEERARLRRLVTLFLAEKRFYGARGLQLTPAMRAAIAAQACLPILNLDLDCYRGWTSIVVYADTFVAPREETDEDGIVHSGSEVLAGEAWDGGPVVLSWADCARGSYPHGPASNVVIHEFAHKLDMLSGAVNGMPLLPRGVSREAWAAALGGGYEQLRGELERGEEPALDEYAAEDPGEFFAVISEYFFMAPLYLQHYLPAVYEQLTLYYRQDPAARQQRST is encoded by the coding sequence ATGGGGCTTTGGCGATGGTGGAAAAGATGGCGACGCACCCGGCTGTTGCACCGCCGTGCGCTGCCCGCCGAGGTCTGGGAGGCCGCCTGCCGGCACCCGCCGGAACTATTTACCGGGCTCAGCGCCGAGGAGCGGGCGCGGCTGCGGCGGTTGGTCACCCTTTTTCTGGCCGAAAAACGGTTCTACGGGGCCCGCGGCCTGCAACTCACCCCGGCCATGCGGGCCGCCATTGCCGCCCAGGCCTGTCTGCCCATCCTGAACCTTGATCTGGACTGTTATCGTGGTTGGACTTCCATTGTGGTCTATGCCGACACCTTTGTCGCCCCCCGGGAAGAGACCGACGAGGACGGGATCGTGCACAGCGGCAGCGAGGTCCTGGCCGGCGAGGCCTGGGATGGCGGTCCGGTGGTGCTTTCCTGGGCCGATTGCGCCCGCGGCAGCTACCCGCACGGGCCGGCGAGTAATGTGGTGATCCACGAGTTTGCCCACAAGCTGGACATGCTCAGCGGGGCGGTCAACGGCATGCCTCTACTGCCCCGAGGGGTGAGCCGGGAGGCCTGGGCGGCGGCCCTGGGTGGGGGCTATGAGCAGTTACGGGGGGAGCTGGAACGGGGAGAGGAGCCGGCGCTGGATGAATATGCCGCTGAAGATCCGGGTGAATTTTTCGCCGTGATCAGCGAATATTTTTTCATGGCCCCGCTTTATTTGCAGCACTACCTGCCGGCGGTTTATGAGCAACTGACTCTTTATTACCGCCAGGATCCGGCGGCCCGGCAACAGCGAAGTACGTGA
- a CDS encoding DUF4870 family protein, whose translation MSDSVYPTAEQPRTTTAKIVYILYLAGIIIGLTAVIGVVIAYINRTEAPAWLASHYRFQIRTFWIGMLYLLLGSILATVVVGWLLVLFWLIWLIVRCAQGMRYLDRHEPLPNPTTWWFN comes from the coding sequence ATGAGCGACTCAGTTTACCCGACCGCGGAACAGCCTCGCACCACCACCGCCAAGATCGTCTATATTCTGTATCTGGCGGGAATCATCATCGGCCTGACGGCGGTGATTGGCGTGGTTATAGCCTATATCAACCGCACCGAGGCCCCCGCCTGGCTGGCCAGCCATTACCGCTTTCAGATCCGCACCTTCTGGATCGGCATGCTCTACCTGCTGCTGGGCTCCATTCTGGCCACCGTGGTGGTGGGCTGGCTGCTGGTACTCTTCTGGCTGATCTGGCTAATCGTCCGCTGCGCCCAGGGGATGAGATACCTGGACCGCCACGAGCCACTGCCAAACCCCACCACGTGGTGGTTCAACTAA
- a CDS encoding 2-oxoacid:acceptor oxidoreductase subunit alpha, protein MSQDIQILIGGEAGQGLVTIGQLLAKALVRSGREIFTSQSYHSRIRGGHNTFALRVGPAPLAASRDNIDILVALNAETVELHQAQLTQRALIIADANTAPNTAGAIPVPFAQLGPEKLWNTAALALLGQILGLPTEPLQQAVDEMFGHKQAEVLAENRKVMKKSREWAGQHVPEHPFTLADRSTGAAKRLLLTGNQAIALGALAGGLKFCAFYPMTPATSIVIELISHADTMGCIVEQAEDEIAAINMAIGASYAGAPAMVATSGGGFALMVEGVSLAAMTETPVLVVVGQRPGPATGMPTCTEQADLEFVLHAGHGEFPRAILAPGSIEECWSLTARALGLTEHTQSPVFLLTDQFLADSSRPVTPFDGDTVTPVRAGSDPQKVVPPYRRYYLTPDGLSPRLLPGLSEHLVVADSDEHNEEGHLSEDYGLRKAMVEKRLGKLELLKRQALAPTLNGARGAELLLVCWGSSLGPVRETAEILRGQGQEVATLHFSQVWPLVPEQFLDILQAAGQVVCIEGNATGQFARLIRRETGFAIDRRINRYDGLPFTAGYLLEHLEKSAAA, encoded by the coding sequence ATGTCACAGGACATCCAGATTCTCATCGGTGGCGAAGCCGGCCAGGGACTGGTGACCATCGGCCAGTTGCTGGCCAAGGCCCTGGTACGTTCGGGCCGGGAGATATTCACCAGCCAGAGCTATCATTCCCGGATTCGTGGGGGGCATAATACTTTTGCCCTACGCGTAGGCCCGGCCCCCTTGGCCGCCTCCAGGGACAACATCGACATCCTGGTGGCCCTCAACGCCGAAACCGTGGAACTGCACCAGGCCCAGTTGACCCAACGAGCACTGATCATCGCCGATGCCAATACGGCCCCCAACACCGCGGGGGCCATACCGGTGCCCTTTGCCCAACTGGGGCCGGAGAAACTCTGGAACACCGCCGCCCTGGCCCTGCTCGGCCAGATCCTGGGGTTGCCGACGGAGCCACTGCAACAGGCGGTAGACGAGATGTTTGGCCACAAACAAGCGGAAGTGCTGGCCGAAAACCGCAAGGTCATGAAGAAAAGCCGGGAATGGGCCGGGCAGCATGTCCCGGAACACCCCTTCACCCTCGCCGACCGCAGCACCGGCGCCGCCAAACGGCTGCTGCTTACCGGCAACCAGGCCATAGCCCTGGGCGCCCTGGCCGGCGGCCTCAAGTTCTGTGCTTTTTACCCCATGACCCCGGCCACCTCCATCGTGATCGAATTGATCAGCCATGCCGACACCATGGGCTGCATTGTCGAGCAGGCCGAAGATGAAATCGCCGCCATCAACATGGCCATCGGCGCCTCCTATGCCGGGGCGCCGGCCATGGTGGCCACCTCGGGCGGCGGTTTTGCCCTGATGGTCGAAGGGGTCAGCCTGGCGGCGATGACCGAAACCCCGGTGCTGGTGGTGGTGGGCCAGCGGCCGGGACCGGCCACCGGCATGCCCACCTGCACCGAGCAGGCGGACCTGGAGTTTGTCCTCCACGCCGGCCACGGTGAATTCCCCCGGGCCATTTTGGCGCCGGGCAGCATCGAAGAATGCTGGTCCTTGACCGCCCGGGCCCTGGGCTTGACCGAGCACACCCAGTCGCCGGTTTTCCTGCTGACCGACCAGTTTCTGGCCGACTCTTCCCGGCCGGTGACCCCTTTTGACGGCGATACCGTTACCCCGGTCAGGGCCGGCAGCGATCCACAAAAAGTGGTCCCTCCCTACCGGCGTTATTATCTTACCCCGGACGGCCTTTCCCCCCGCTTGTTGCCTGGTCTGTCGGAGCACCTGGTGGTGGCCGACAGCGACGAGCACAACGAAGAGGGCCATCTCAGCGAGGATTACGGGCTGCGCAAGGCCATGGTGGAAAAAAGGTTGGGTAAACTGGAACTGCTCAAGCGGCAGGCCTTGGCCCCCACCCTGAATGGAGCCCGGGGGGCGGAACTGCTCTTGGTCTGCTGGGGCTCCAGCCTCGGGCCGGTGCGGGAAACCGCCGAGATCCTGCGCGGCCAAGGCCAGGAGGTTGCCACCCTGCATTTTTCACAGGTGTGGCCTCTGGTCCCGGAACAGTTCCTGGATATTCTCCAGGCCGCCGGCCAGGTGGTCTGTATCGAGGGTAACGCCACCGGCCAATTTGCCCGGCTGATCCGGCGCGAAACTGGCTTTGCCATTGACCGTCGGATCAACCGTTATGACGGCCTCCCTTTTACCGCCGGCTACCTCCTTGAACATCTGGAGAAATCAGCTGCCGCGTAA
- a CDS encoding GNAT family N-acetyltransferase, which yields MPDAVLREQLQSSLCIREMTIDDLAEVFHIGETVFTAEYSPSLYRTWDEYEVTSMFNTDSQLCLVAESAGRTVGFALGTTVEKQHSAWKYGYLVWLGVCPRSQKLQVGERLFREMKRRMKAQGVRMIIIDTSADNHAAIHFFSKLGFDHPQEHVYMTLNLATPKKKRRKKKKNAGKK from the coding sequence ATGCCAGATGCGGTGCTCCGTGAGCAGTTACAAAGCTCCCTGTGTATCCGGGAGATGACCATCGATGATCTGGCCGAAGTTTTTCATATCGGCGAAACGGTGTTCACCGCGGAATACTCCCCAAGCCTTTACCGCACCTGGGACGAATATGAAGTGACCTCCATGTTCAACACCGACTCCCAGCTCTGCCTGGTGGCGGAAAGCGCCGGCCGCACCGTGGGGTTTGCCCTGGGTACCACGGTGGAAAAACAGCACTCGGCCTGGAAATACGGCTACCTGGTCTGGCTGGGGGTCTGCCCCCGGTCGCAGAAACTGCAGGTGGGCGAGCGCCTCTTCCGGGAGATGAAAAGGCGGATGAAAGCCCAAGGGGTACGGATGATCATCATCGACACCTCCGCCGACAACCATGCCGCCATCCACTTTTTCAGCAAGCTGGGCTTCGATCACCCCCAGGAACACGTTTACATGACCTTAAACCTGGCCACCCCCAAGAAAAAAAGACGAAAAAAGAAGAAAAATGCCGGCAAAAAATGA